A genomic segment from Spinacia oleracea cultivar Varoflay chromosome 3, BTI_SOV_V1, whole genome shotgun sequence encodes:
- the LOC110797371 gene encoding polyadenylate-binding protein-interacting protein 11 has product MAVAENGVASNGNHYETTDLDRSNGNHIEKTEKCSLKPQSLPKNDVVVVVEAKDDVDINDNNNTDNTHAVLTNSGSSENSGVTDDDDFDDDDDHQNNIKINNNNNNKNDNNYHVNHHHLTNGGEEGFKKEIRDLQEMLSKLNPMAKEFVPPSMVNYVNNNNNVMYNSNFGYVNNFLMPPPNAAAGNVNGFPGRRRRNGFGQGKRRMNSRTSMAQREDVIRRTVYVSDIDQQITEERLAGLFVNCGPVVDCRVCGDPNSILRFAFVEFMDEEGANAALSLSGSVLGFYPVRVLPSKTAIAPVNPTFLPKSEDEREMCARTVYCTNIDKKVTQTEVKIFFETYCGEVYRLRLLGDYHHSTRIAFVEFVMAESAIAALNFSGSKLGSLLIRVSPSKTPVRPRPPRSPSH; this is encoded by the exons ATGGCGGTAGCTGAAAACGGTGTCGCATCGAACGGAAACCACTACGAAACGACTGATCTCGACCGATCAAACGGGAATCACATCGAGAAGACTGAGAAATGCAGCTTGAAGCCTCAGTCTTTGCCGAAAAACGACGTCGTTGTGGTTGTTGAAGCGAAAGACGATGTTGATATTAACGATAATAATAATACTGATAATACTCATGCTGTTTTGACAAATTCTGGCAGTAGTGAAAACAGTGGCGTcactgatgatgatgattttgatgatgatgatgatcatcAAAACAACATCAaaattaacaacaacaacaataataaaaacgaTAATAATTATCATGTTAATCATCATCATCTGACAAATGGCGGTGAAGAAGGGTTTAAGAAGGAAATTAGGGATTTACAGGAGATGTTATCCAAGTTAAACCCTATGGCTAAAGAATTTGTGCCTCCTTCTAtggtgaattatgtgaataataataataatgttatgTATAATAGCAATTTTGGTTATGTTAACAATTTTCTAATGCCCCCGCCGAATGCTGCTGCTGGTAATGTCAATGGATTTCCTGGTAGAAGG AGAAGAAATGGTTTTGGTCAAGGGAAAAGGAGGATGAACAGCCGTACTAGTATGGCTCAGAGGGAGGATGTAATCCGGAGAACCGTGTATGTTTCGGACATTGATCAACAG ATCACTGAAGAGCGACTTGCAGGGCTTTTTGTCAATTGTGGACCG GTTGTTGATTGTCGTGTTTGTGGTGATCCAAATTCTATACTTCGCTTTGCTTTTGTAGAATTCATGGATGAAG AGGGTGCTAATGCTGCATTAAGCCTGTCGGGTTCAGTGCTTGGGTTCTATCCTGTGAGGGTGCTGCCATCGAAGACTGCTATTGCCCCAGTTAATCCTACTTTCTTGCCCAAG TCTGAAGACGAGAGAGAAATGTGTGCAAGAACTGTTTATTGCACCAATATTGATAAGAAG GTTACACAAACTGAAGTCAAAATTTTCTTTGAAACATATTGTGGAGAG GTTTATCGCTTGAGGTTGCTTGGAGACTATCATCATTCAACTCGCATTGCTTTTGTGGAGTTTGTAATG GCTGAAAGTGCAATTGCTGCCCTCAACTTCAGTGGTTCAAAGCTGGGATCGCTGCTTATCAG GGTGAGCCCGTCAAAGACTCCAGTTCGCCCTCGTCCTCCTCGCTCACCATCGCACTGA